The Desulfovibrio sp. UIB00 genome has a window encoding:
- a CDS encoding protein-L-isoaspartate(D-aspartate) O-methyltransferase produces the protein MVREQLEARGISDPAVLGAMFAVPRHLFVQEALRAQAYEDTPLPIGYGQTISQPYIVALMTQLLEVQRGMRVLEIGTGSGYQAAVLATMGCTVFTVERMRELYQITSGLLRQLGLRGIHMQRRDGTLGMPEAAPFDRIIVTAGGPEVPRPLVDQLDEGGIMLIPVGSKPRTQRLVRVRKEQGHVSSEDLGPVVFVDLVGDHGW, from the coding sequence ATGGTGCGCGAGCAGCTTGAAGCGCGCGGAATCAGCGATCCTGCGGTGCTGGGGGCCATGTTTGCTGTGCCGCGCCATCTTTTTGTGCAGGAAGCGCTGCGCGCCCAGGCCTACGAAGATACGCCCCTGCCCATCGGCTACGGGCAGACCATTTCCCAGCCCTATATTGTTGCCCTGATGACCCAGCTGCTTGAAGTGCAGCGGGGGATGCGCGTGCTTGAGATCGGCACCGGCTCCGGCTATCAGGCCGCAGTGCTTGCCACCATGGGCTGCACGGTCTTTACCGTTGAGCGTATGCGCGAGCTGTATCAAATTACTTCAGGCCTCTTGCGGCAACTGGGACTTAGGGGTATCCACATGCAGCGGCGTGACGGCACGCTTGGCATGCCCGAAGCCGCGCCATTTGACCGTATCATCGTTACTGCCGGTGGGCCGGAAGTGCCGCGTCCTCTTGTTGATCAGCTTGACGAGGGCGGCATCATGCTTATCCCTGTAGGGTCAAAGCCCCGTACGCAGCGCCTTGTGCGTGTGCGCAAAGAGCAGGGGCACGTTAGCTCCGAAGACCTGGGGCCGGTAGTTTTTGTAGATCTGGTGGGCGACCACGGCTGGTAG
- a CDS encoding M23 family metallopeptidase — protein sequence MRKRSLFSSVLGVIVVAILVLGGYTFFKDLDGPTVDVTPNTGRVSPASVLKVRMKDPSGIRSISVGVRKNNVLNVIYSKHFDQYIPEREVDVPMKDANLREGAFELEIRATDGSLAGFGQGNTRTVQLPMRLDTQPPRISVKTLPPNVRRGGTAVVRYTIDEDVSNSGVLVAGYFVPGYMQKDGSYICFFPFPYTMTARDYKNSVEITATDLAGNVTKSHLTVMSFERTFKGDSIEVTDNFLMAVESKLRDLAPDATNPLECYLYINNQVRAANVQTLREIGRDTAAAMLWSGVFERLPRSAPRAGFGDHRFFNYQGKPVGESYHLGFDLASVRNAEVPAANSGRVVFCGNLGIYGNLIVIDHGLGLMSIYSHLNDQAVKVGDVVQKGQLIGHTGSTGLAFGDHLHFGILVGGVEVTPLEWLDPKWIKDNVTGRIDASMTQQ from the coding sequence ATGCGTAAAAGAAGTTTGTTTTCATCGGTACTAGGTGTTATAGTGGTCGCCATTCTGGTTTTGGGCGGCTACACTTTTTTTAAAGATCTTGACGGCCCTACCGTTGACGTCACGCCAAATACAGGCAGGGTTTCGCCTGCCAGCGTGCTCAAAGTGCGCATGAAGGACCCCTCGGGCATCCGTTCCATTTCTGTAGGCGTGCGCAAAAACAACGTCCTCAACGTCATCTACAGCAAGCACTTTGACCAGTATATTCCTGAACGCGAAGTGGATGTCCCCATGAAGGACGCCAACTTGCGCGAAGGTGCATTCGAGCTTGAAATCCGCGCTACGGACGGCTCCCTTGCCGGTTTTGGTCAGGGCAATACGCGCACCGTTCAACTGCCCATGCGCCTCGACACGCAGCCCCCGCGCATTTCTGTCAAAACCCTGCCGCCCAACGTGCGCAGAGGCGGCACCGCTGTTGTGCGTTACACCATTGATGAAGATGTGAGCAACAGCGGCGTTCTGGTGGCAGGTTACTTTGTGCCCGGCTACATGCAAAAAGACGGCAGCTATATCTGCTTTTTCCCTTTCCCGTACACAATGACCGCCAGAGACTACAAGAACAGCGTCGAGATCACGGCCACAGACCTTGCGGGCAACGTCACCAAAAGCCACCTCACAGTCATGTCCTTTGAAAGGACGTTCAAGGGCGACAGCATTGAAGTGACGGACAACTTCCTGATGGCGGTTGAAAGCAAGCTGCGCGATCTGGCCCCCGATGCCACAAACCCGCTGGAGTGCTATCTGTATATCAACAATCAGGTGCGCGCCGCCAATGTGCAGACCCTGCGCGAAATTGGGCGGGACACTGCCGCAGCCATGCTGTGGAGCGGCGTTTTTGAGCGTTTGCCGCGCTCTGCCCCGCGCGCCGGATTTGGCGACCACCGCTTCTTCAACTATCAGGGCAAGCCTGTGGGCGAATCCTATCATCTGGGATTTGACCTTGCTTCGGTGCGCAATGCCGAGGTGCCCGCCGCCAACAGCGGCCGCGTGGTCTTCTGCGGCAACCTTGGCATCTACGGCAACCTCATTGTCATTGACCACGGCTTGGGCCTCATGTCCATTTACTCCCACCTCAACGATCAGGCTGTAAAAGTGGGTGATGTGGTGCAGAAGGGCCAGCTCATTGGTCATACCGGCAGCACAGGTCTTGCCTTTGGCGATCATCTGCACTTTGGCATCCTGGTGGGCGGCGTGGAAGTGACCCCTCTTGAGTGGCTTGACCCCAAGTGGATCAAGGACAACGTCACTGGTCGCATTGATGCTTCCATGACACAGCAGTAG
- a CDS encoding septum formation initiator family protein, whose protein sequence is MFWRTFILVVLGLVNVVFFARMVWGPTGLIEYRELKHQYAELEKQIASLDAENLSLSREIRLLQSDSQYMEKVIRQRLHYIRDNEVLYLFGEVAKTGREQKP, encoded by the coding sequence ATGTTTTGGCGTACCTTCATTCTGGTTGTGCTGGGCCTTGTCAATGTGGTGTTTTTTGCCCGCATGGTCTGGGGGCCCACCGGCCTTATTGAGTACCGTGAGCTCAAGCACCAGTACGCCGAGCTTGAAAAGCAGATTGCAAGCCTTGATGCGGAAAACCTCTCTCTGAGCCGTGAAATTCGCCTTTTGCAGTCCGACAGCCAGTATATGGAAAAAGTCATTCGTCAGCGCCTCCACTATATTCGCGATAATGAGGTGCTCTATCTTTTTGGTGAGGTGGCGAAAACGGGGCGGGAGCAGAAACCATGA
- a CDS encoding Mrp/NBP35 family ATP-binding protein, with translation MGSCSSCSSASSCSSAKSNGGNGECNDPMAKQDRVIADRLGHIRHKIFVMSGKGGVGKSSVTVNTAAALARRGFKVGILDVDMHGPSVPNLLGLTSTVEIDEATQLMIPAAYDENLSVISMDTFLQDKDQAILWRGPKKTSAIRQFIADVKWGDLDFLLIDSPPGTGDEHMTVMQSIPDALCVVVTTPQEISLADVRKAINFLQYTNSNVLGVVENMSGLVCPHCHQEIDLFKKGGGEELAKRYGLKFLGAVPLDPTTVVAADKGIPVVYLDAESAAKEAFLSLADSIAAAADGSLEALAGSRS, from the coding sequence ATGGGATCCTGTTCATCCTGTTCTTCTGCGTCCTCTTGCTCCAGTGCAAAGAGCAATGGCGGCAATGGAGAGTGCAATGACCCTATGGCCAAGCAGGACCGCGTAATCGCTGACCGCTTGGGCCATATACGCCACAAGATATTTGTCATGAGCGGCAAGGGCGGCGTGGGCAAAAGCTCCGTGACCGTCAACACCGCAGCGGCCCTGGCGCGGCGCGGGTTCAAAGTCGGTATTCTTGATGTGGATATGCACGGCCCGAGCGTGCCCAACCTGCTCGGCCTTACCAGCACTGTTGAAATTGACGAAGCCACCCAGCTCATGATTCCTGCCGCCTATGACGAGAATCTTTCCGTCATTTCAATGGATACGTTCCTGCAAGACAAGGATCAGGCCATTCTGTGGCGCGGCCCCAAAAAAACTTCGGCTATCCGCCAGTTTATTGCGGACGTGAAATGGGGCGACCTGGATTTTCTGCTCATTGACTCCCCTCCAGGAACGGGCGATGAGCATATGACAGTCATGCAGTCCATTCCCGATGCCCTGTGCGTGGTTGTGACCACCCCGCAGGAAATTTCGCTGGCAGACGTGCGCAAGGCCATCAACTTCTTGCAGTACACCAACTCTAACGTGCTTGGCGTGGTGGAAAACATGAGCGGCCTCGTGTGCCCGCACTGCCATCAGGAAATCGACCTGTTCAAGAAGGGCGGCGGAGAAGAGCTGGCCAAACGCTACGGGCTCAAGTTCCTCGGCGCTGTGCCGCTGGATCCCACAACTGTGGTTGCGGCTGACAAAGGCATTCCTGTGGTGTACCTTGATGCGGAAAGCGCAGCCAAGGAAGCCTTTCTTAGCTTGGCAGACTCAATTGCTGCTGCCGCCGACGGCAGTCTGGAAGCCCTTGCCGGTTCGCGCAGCTAA
- the pgsA gene encoding CDP-diacylglycerol--glycerol-3-phosphate 3-phosphatidyltransferase, giving the protein MLNLANKITLLRILMTPLVVLLLYFEGPMTCILATLAFIFASLTDWADGYIARRSNMVTSMGKFLDPLADKVLICSVLIMFVKLDWAPAWVVIIIVCRELVVTGLRAIAIDEGIVLAADKFGKAKTVLQIFAIVPLALHYPLWGMDLRLLGLVLLYIALVLAVVSGANYCYDFYRNTRKQAG; this is encoded by the coding sequence ATGCTTAATCTTGCTAATAAAATTACACTGTTACGCATTTTAATGACCCCTCTGGTTGTTTTGCTGCTCTATTTTGAAGGCCCGATGACCTGCATTTTGGCTACTCTGGCCTTTATTTTTGCCTCCCTTACCGATTGGGCAGACGGTTATATTGCCCGCCGCTCCAATATGGTCACCAGCATGGGCAAGTTTTTGGACCCGCTGGCCGACAAGGTGCTGATTTGCTCGGTGCTGATCATGTTTGTGAAGCTGGACTGGGCGCCCGCCTGGGTGGTTATCATTATTGTATGCCGCGAGCTTGTGGTCACGGGCCTGCGCGCCATTGCCATTGACGAGGGCATCGTGCTTGCCGCCGACAAGTTCGGCAAGGCCAAGACTGTGCTCCAGATTTTTGCCATTGTACCACTGGCCCTGCATTATCCCTTGTGGGGTATGGACCTGCGGTTGCTAGGCCTTGTGCTGCTCTATATAGCGCTGGTGCTGGCCGTGGTTTCAGGGGCCAACTATTGCTATGATTTTTACCGCAATACGCGTAAACAGGCAGGCTAA